A stretch of the Candidatus Binatus sp. genome encodes the following:
- the tatA gene encoding twin-arginine translocase TatA/TatE family subunit — MDLFAPTHLLIILLIILVIFGPSKLGDVGGAMGKAIRDFKRAMNEPDDAAKTVAKPDEAKAAEAIKPDKIS, encoded by the coding sequence ATGGATCTGTTTGCGCCAACTCACCTGCTGATCATTTTGCTGATCATTTTGGTCATCTTCGGGCCCAGCAAGCTCGGCGATGTCGGCGGCGCGATGGGCAAAGCGATTCGCGATTTCAAGCGCGCGATGAACGAGCCCGACGATGCGGCCAAGACGGTAGCCAAGCCCGACGAGGCGAAGGCCGCAGAGGCCATAAAGCCCGACAAGATTTCCTGA
- a CDS encoding two-component system sensor histidine kinase NtrB has translation MKLLLACGCCKPSKSKQHREPTDAPIEATPEETQAIRQQLAEIEQSLSRLWGPTIWSRTPECIEVRAEAADLIERHFDGIVDQWGDAITVIIDGHSEKDEKGHRANLVNALIRLGDHLRDPDDIRTYVYLRKHCQEGMLARAKPSQFNTIHIALKQIILNHVKSSMTGPAMERVRDLVVAAIDERRLMVSQFYIESRERLLRESEEKYRNTIDHAPDPMYEIEPHTWIVIGMNAAAVQLHQMVADQGQEAPEIIGHPLPDSVPPEIRARVIESLEAGEEMVLRQGSTKTSEFPIGPFFFDVNSALITYGKKQFVQMILRDVTQRHDMLDSLIKAERLAAAGTFAAGVAHEVNNPLASISSLVQSILTGENDPQRRTALHTILSQITRISSTLKDLVNFARPITAQRKPVDVNGLIAETLRLISYNTRFNGVQVEPILAPDLRRAFADDNEIQQVLLNLLFNAADACAAEGAVIKVITENQRAGQGADKSRRVVIKVVDNGIGIPREHLERVFDPFFTTKPAGAGVGLGLSLCQRMILSNQGTIRIDSEVGRGTAITITLAAAEDSVRAQQSAGMAAS, from the coding sequence ATGAAACTATTGCTCGCTTGTGGATGCTGCAAACCATCAAAGTCCAAACAACACCGTGAACCAACCGACGCACCAATTGAGGCCACCCCCGAAGAAACGCAGGCGATAAGGCAGCAGCTCGCTGAGATCGAGCAATCGCTCTCGCGCCTATGGGGTCCGACAATTTGGAGCCGGACGCCCGAGTGCATCGAGGTCCGCGCCGAGGCCGCGGATCTAATCGAGCGGCACTTCGACGGCATCGTCGACCAGTGGGGCGATGCGATAACCGTCATCATCGACGGCCACTCCGAAAAAGACGAGAAAGGGCACAGAGCCAATCTGGTCAATGCGCTCATCCGGCTGGGCGATCATCTGCGCGATCCCGACGACATCCGCACCTACGTTTATCTGCGCAAGCATTGTCAGGAGGGGATGCTGGCGCGGGCCAAACCCTCTCAGTTCAACACTATCCACATCGCGCTCAAGCAAATAATTCTCAATCACGTAAAATCTTCAATGACCGGTCCCGCGATGGAACGGGTGCGCGACCTGGTGGTCGCGGCGATCGACGAGCGGCGCCTGATGGTCTCGCAGTTCTACATCGAATCGCGCGAACGGTTGCTGCGCGAATCCGAAGAGAAGTACCGCAACACGATCGACCACGCGCCCGATCCAATGTATGAGATCGAACCGCACACCTGGATCGTGATCGGGATGAATGCGGCTGCCGTGCAGCTCCATCAAATGGTAGCCGACCAAGGGCAAGAAGCGCCGGAGATTATCGGACATCCGCTGCCGGATTCCGTACCGCCGGAGATAAGGGCAAGAGTGATCGAGAGCCTGGAGGCGGGGGAAGAGATGGTTTTGCGCCAGGGATCGACGAAGACCTCGGAATTTCCGATCGGGCCGTTTTTCTTCGACGTAAACTCCGCGCTCATCACCTACGGCAAGAAGCAATTCGTCCAGATGATCCTGCGCGACGTAACCCAGCGCCACGACATGCTCGACTCGCTGATCAAGGCTGAGCGATTGGCCGCGGCGGGCACCTTCGCGGCGGGCGTGGCGCATGAGGTGAACAATCCGCTCGCGTCGATCTCATCGCTGGTTCAATCGATCCTGACCGGCGAGAATGACCCCCAGCGGCGCACCGCGCTGCACACCATCCTGTCCCAGATCACGCGCATCTCGAGCACGCTCAAGGACCTGGTGAATTTCGCGCGACCCATCACCGCCCAGCGCAAGCCGGTTGATGTCAACGGGCTGATCGCCGAGACGCTGCGGCTCATCAGTTACAACACCCGCTTCAACGGGGTTCAGGTTGAACCCATTCTTGCTCCCGATCTGCGCCGCGCTTTCGCCGACGACAACGAAATTCAGCAGGTGCTGCTCAATCTGCTGTTCAACGCCGCCGACGCCTGCGCCGCCGAGGGCGCCGTGATCAAGGTGATCACCGAGAACCAACGCGCCGGACAGGGCGCGGACAAATCGCGCCGGGTGGTCATCAAGGTGGTCGACAACGGCATCGGAATCCCGCGCGAGCATCTGGAGCGCGTGTTCGATCCATTCTTCACCACCAAGCCCGCGGGCGCCGGGGTTGGACTGGGGCTGTCGCTATGCCAGCGCATGATCCTGTCCAATCAGGGCACCATTCGGATTGACAGCGAGGTCGGCCGCGGCACCGCCATCACCATCACGCTGGCGGCCGCCGAGGATTCGGTCCGCGCGCAGCAGTCAGCGGGCATGGCCGCGTCTTGA
- a CDS encoding sigma-54 dependent transcriptional regulator → MNNDASWTAQERGPYRLLIVEDEPLMRSIIVQLARSEGYEVTEAPAAEVALHIFEKEKIDLAILDLNLTSGGSGLDLLRKMRELDPQVMGIIVTAYASVESAVEALHQGAYDYITKPFANDHLKKVMRNALEGKALFRENRFLRQELREKYRFESIIGKSDAIESVFRVMEKVARTDTSVLITGESGTGKELVARAIHFSSDRANNRFLPINCGALPENLLESELFGYKRGAFTGAGQDKVGLLKAADKGTVLLDEIGELPLALQVKLLRALQEREVYPLGANDPVAFDVRVLCATNRNLETEVKAGRFREELLYRINVININLPGLRERQDDIPLLANHFLRKYEKSLPRTTMRFSKGAMRLLINYAWPGNVRELENAVERAAILAETDVIHSHDLPDKLRSTSPVMASIENTGLTLEELEREHIKRVLEKVENDKVKAAQVLGIHLSTLYRKVQRYHLDGDSPVHQEPARSA, encoded by the coding sequence ATGAACAACGACGCTTCATGGACCGCACAGGAACGCGGACCTTACCGGCTGCTGATCGTCGAAGACGAACCCTTGATGCGCTCGATCATCGTTCAGCTCGCGCGCAGCGAAGGCTACGAGGTCACCGAGGCGCCGGCCGCCGAGGTCGCGCTGCACATCTTCGAAAAAGAAAAAATCGATCTCGCGATTCTCGACCTTAACCTGACCAGCGGCGGCAGCGGACTCGATCTGCTGCGCAAGATGCGCGAACTCGACCCCCAGGTGATGGGAATAATCGTCACCGCATACGCCAGCGTGGAGTCAGCCGTCGAGGCGCTGCACCAGGGCGCTTACGATTACATCACCAAGCCGTTTGCCAACGATCACTTGAAAAAGGTGATGCGCAACGCGCTCGAGGGCAAGGCGCTGTTCAGGGAGAACCGTTTTCTGCGCCAGGAACTGCGCGAGAAGTATCGCTTCGAGAGCATCATCGGCAAAAGCGACGCGATCGAAAGCGTGTTCCGCGTCATGGAAAAAGTCGCGCGCACCGACACCAGCGTGTTGATCACCGGTGAGTCCGGCACCGGCAAGGAACTGGTCGCCCGCGCGATTCATTTCAGCTCCGACCGCGCCAACAACCGCTTCCTGCCGATCAATTGCGGCGCGCTGCCCGAGAACCTGCTCGAGAGCGAACTGTTCGGCTACAAACGCGGCGCGTTCACCGGCGCCGGGCAGGACAAGGTGGGCCTGCTCAAGGCCGCCGACAAGGGCACCGTCCTGCTCGACGAGATTGGCGAATTGCCGCTCGCGCTGCAGGTCAAACTGCTGCGCGCGCTCCAGGAGCGCGAGGTCTACCCGCTGGGCGCCAACGATCCGGTGGCGTTTGACGTGCGCGTGCTGTGCGCCACCAATCGCAACCTCGAAACCGAGGTCAAGGCCGGCCGCTTCCGCGAGGAACTGCTCTACCGAATCAACGTCATCAACATCAACCTGCCCGGCTTGCGCGAGCGCCAGGACGATATTCCCCTGCTCGCCAACCATTTCCTGCGCAAGTACGAAAAGTCGTTGCCGCGAACTACGATGCGCTTTTCCAAGGGCGCGATGCGCCTGCTCATCAACTACGCCTGGCCGGGCAACGTCCGCGAGCTCGAAAACGCCGTCGAGCGCGCCGCGATTCTGGCCGAGACCGACGTAATCCATTCGCACGATTTGCCCGACAAGCTGCGCAGCACGTCGCCCGTGATGGCGAGTATCGAGAACACGGGGCTGACGCTCGAGGAGCTCGAGCGCGAGCATATCAAACGCGTGCTCGAGAAGGTCGAAAACGACAAGGTGAAGGCCGCGCAGGTGCTCGGGATTCATCTCTCGACGCTCTATCGCAAGGTTCAGCGCTACCACCTCGACGGCGACAGCCCCGTGCATCAGGAGCCTGCGCGCTCGGCGTGA